Below is a genomic region from Citrobacter europaeus.
CGCTTACCTGCATAAAGGCGTGGAGCTGACGCCGGATACTGATACGCTGCACGGCCTCATGTGACCGGATGTACTGCCCGGCCGACTGATTTACCGCCCATTTTTTCAGGTCAATATCATCCCGCAGCGCCTGTGCGGCCTCCGGTTCATAACGGGTGCAGGTAAGCTCCAGCTCTTTCAGCGCCATTTCAGCCCGCGCCAGTGCTGACTTGCTGCTCATCCAGTCCGATTTATTCTTCTGACAGGTTTCAAAGGCCTGTTCCAGTAGTGCTCGTGCCATTGTCTTTTCTCCTGAATCAGTGGCGCAGCGATGAGCGGGCGCAGTCCAGAATTCGGGGCGGTGTTTCTGGTACTGTCTGCGGCGGTTCGGGCTTTTCTTCTGCCGGTGGCCGTATCACCTCGTCGATAGACTCGGTGGTGCGAAAGGTTGCGGAGCAAAAGACATTCACGCACTGGAGGTAGCTCTGCTTGACGTTATCCGACAGGTAACGGCTGGTACGGACATGGGCAGCCTGTTTGCAGTACGGACAGCGCATCATGGCTTAACCCCCCGCGATTTTTTCTTTTGTGCCAGCTCTTTAGCCCGCGCCATTCTGAGAACAGGGCTTTTATAGAGTTTCATATCCACGCCGGTGAGTGCCGGACGGTGAAGCCCAATTTTTGAAATTACCGGCTCCTGCGTCATGTTGAATGCGTAGTACCTGCTTTGCGCCAGTACATTCTCCCCCAGTTCCTGAATGAGAACGTTGTGAGGGTGTTCTTCTCCTTTCATTTCGAGTTCACGCAGACGTAACGCAAATGCGCGCACCAGTGAGGGAGGGATGTCTTTCATCACGGCCGCCCACTCATTCCGGGAGTAGGCAGAGAACACCGTAAAATGCGTGCCGACGTACTTATCTCCTGATGTACAGGCGGCCAGCATGGTACTGGCTTTATCATCGTTGAGCTCATCAATCAGGGCGGTGAATTCCTCCGCCAGCTCCCGACCAGCCACTCGCTGACTGTGTTCGGCTTTCAGTTCAGGGGTCATCATGCCGCGCAGTTCGCGAAAACGGGTACGCCAGTTCTGTTCGGCTTCGGCACTTTCATTCAGGGCGTTCTGACGCTCTTTCCCGCTGCGGGTAATGGCGGCATCAATATCATTCAGTTTCAGCATATTTTCCGTGTGCACGGATTTGGCCTTGCTGAATGCCTCAAGCGCATTATTTATCGTGGCCTCTGCGTTCTGGTTTGCTTTCTCGTTAAGGCTGTCCAGTGCACTGTCAATGGCCGTGCGGATGTTCTCATCCTGCGTGCTGCCGATGGTTTTCATTACCGCGGTAAACAAATCTGGTTTCATCGTCGGGTTCTCTCTGTGTTTTCAACCTGACGCCATTCTGCCGTCCCTCAGACAACAACTCGATTCATTACCGTTGTAGCAGACATGGCACAAACAGGACTTCAAAACCCGGCTGGCCAGAGAAAGGTCGCAGGAAAACCCTTCTCTCTGTTTGTTTTTTTACATATAACTATTCACTACTGTTCACTCAGTATAAAAATATAAGTAAAACAATAAATTAAAGAGTGAACAGTTGAGAAAGAAGTGTTCACCAACTGTTCACTACTGTTCACTGGTCTGAACATCCCGAATGTAAATTTTATGCGGTATATCCTATTAATTCATGCTGTTAGGGTGATTAAATCAATTTGCATTTCACTTTTGAAATCTCCAGTGCCTTATAACTCCTTCCAGTGCCTTTAAATGGTCTTGAGTAAAAAAACAGCATCCGTTGTCCCGTGCTTTGTACAATTTCCCCCTGTTGCATTGAGAAAAAATATTCACAAAATAGAGCGCTACCTGATACCGGACGGACACGTCCGGATCTCTGCGGATATTAACGAGGTAGCGTTATGCACACGGTTTCATCAGTACCACCTTCTCCCACTGGCACGCACCTGATGCCGGTTTCAGCCCCGGTTCAGGAACGTTTTTTACGTCTCCCGGAAGTCATTCATCAGTGCGGCCTGTCCCGCTCCACGCTCTACGATTTAATCGCCCGCAATGCTTTCCCGGCACAGGTTTCCCTCGGGGGTAAAAATGTCGCCTGGCTACAGTCTGAAATCACGGCGTGGATGGCAGAACGTGTCGCGCACCGCAACCGGAAATACGACGCATGAATCAGAGCCGATTTCACAAAGCCCCTTTTTCTGGCTTGCATCCGTTGTGTGTTTCCTGGTACAGTTTTGTCGCTGTCGCAAAATCGACAGCCGGGCGTAGGAACCCGTGTTACTTATTGGCGACTCAACACGCGCCATGCGTGTTTTTTTACGTCGTTGCTCAGGTACACCCATTTTTCGGGCTGTGGTGGTTTCACACTGGCCTGTATCAGATAATGGTGGTCCGGGCGGGGCAGCCTTCGGGCTGGCCGGTTTCCAATAAGGCCGGTATTCCTACCCCCGTCCGGGCTACCACCCATGAGTGTAGGAACTCCGGTGGTGGCAATAACCGCTACTTATTGGAGGTTGCCCTTATGGCTACGACCCTCACCCCGTCACACCCGCAGTTTGTCTTTGTGTTTGCCGCCGTCCGTCGCGCAGACCGTAAACCCCGTATCTGTATGCTCCGCACCGTGGCCGGTGACGAGCTGGCCGCCCGCCGCACCCTTGTCCGCGAATACGTGCTTTCCCTTGCCGCCCGCCTGCCGGTTGTGGAGGTGTCACATGCGTAATAAAAACACCCCTCAGACCGTCTCAGCGCGTCGTGATGACCTTAACCCCATGAAGGAACACCTCAGCATAGAGGCGTACCATAAACTCAATCGCGCCAGCGCCGTCTCGCAGTTCATCGGTGGAGATTTGCTGCGCCGTGAGCTGAACGGTTTACACCAGCTATACCTGCCGCAGATTTTTAGTTATATCCATGAGGACGTCAGCTACGTCCTGGAAGAGCTGAAAGCCAAAGGCCTGTGCCGTGACTTTCTCGCCACGACGTCGGGAAACGGAGGTGAGCACCATGTTTGATTTCCCTCAGCCGGGTGAAATATATCGCTGTACAGGATTTCCTGATGTGGTGGTGTCGGGCGTGCTGGCCGACGGTATTCCGTGGGATATGCCGTACCGCTGTCCGGGGCTGGTCTGGAATCCGTACCGGCGCACCTACACCATCCTCATTCGTATAATTGCCGGTGGCCGTATGGCAGAAATTCCGCTCGGTCGTTTTTTGCGGGACTTTACCTGTGAGCATCCCGATGTATTTAAGCGCAACCCTGAAAACCGCCATGCCGTATTACGCGAAATAGCGGCTGACCCGGCATTACAGCAATACCGGGCGCGGAATATCGATAAATATCCTGACGATATTCCCC
It encodes:
- a CDS encoding ogr/Delta-like zinc finger family protein — translated: MMRCPYCKQAAHVRTSRYLSDNVKQSYLQCVNVFCSATFRTTESIDEVIRPPAEEKPEPPQTVPETPPRILDCARSSLRH
- a CDS encoding capsid protein, yielding MKPDLFTAVMKTIGSTQDENIRTAIDSALDSLNEKANQNAEATINNALEAFSKAKSVHTENMLKLNDIDAAITRSGKERQNALNESAEAEQNWRTRFRELRGMMTPELKAEHSQRVAGRELAEEFTALIDELNDDKASTMLAACTSGDKYVGTHFTVFSAYSRNEWAAVMKDIPPSLVRAFALRLRELEMKGEEHPHNVLIQELGENVLAQSRYYAFNMTQEPVISKIGLHRPALTGVDMKLYKSPVLRMARAKELAQKKKSRGVKP
- a CDS encoding AlpA family transcriptional regulator, with the protein product MHTVSSVPPSPTGTHLMPVSAPVQERFLRLPEVIHQCGLSRSTLYDLIARNAFPAQVSLGGKNVAWLQSEITAWMAERVAHRNRKYDA
- a CDS encoding host cell division inhibitor Icd-like protein, which encodes MNQSRFHKAPFSGLHPLCVSWYSFVAVAKSTAGRRNPCYLLATQHAPCVFFYVVAQVHPFFGLWWFHTGLYQIMVVRAGQPSGWPVSNKAGIPTPVRATTHECRNSGGGNNRYLLEVALMATTLTPSHPQFVFVFAAVRRADRKPRICMLRTVAGDELAARRTLVREYVLSLAARLPVVEVSHA
- a CDS encoding Derepression protein, translated to MRNKNTPQTVSARRDDLNPMKEHLSIEAYHKLNRASAVSQFIGGDLLRRELNGLHQLYLPQIFSYIHEDVSYVLEELKAKGLCRDFLATTSGNGGEHHV